The Kiritimatiellaceae bacterium genome includes the window ATTCAGCAATCCCTGCATGACCTGATTGAGATTGCGCGCGCCGAGTTCGCCCCTCTGCATCGGCGTCAGAATCTGAATATCTTCAATCGGATTAAAGCCCAGCCGCTGCGGAAGCGATTCGCTGACCATTTTACTGATGACGCCGATCACCTTCTGCGCCTCTTCGGCTTCGACAAAATAGAGGTCGGACGACTTGTCGCCTTCTTCCGGAAATTCGGGCAGTTGTCCGTGATTGATCCGGTGCGCGCCGGTGACGATCCGGCTTTCGGCGGCCTGCCGGAAAATTTCGGTGAGCGCAACGACCGGTACCGCGCCGGAAGCGATGATGTCGCAAAGCACCCGACCCGGCCCGACGGACGGAAGCTGGTCGGCGTCGCCGACAAAAATCACCGCCGCACGCTTTGGAATCGCCTGTAACAGTTGATACGCCAGCACCTGATCGATCATGCTGGCTTCGTCAATGATGAAGACATCGCCTTCGAGCGGATTCTCGTCGGTATGTCGGAAGCCGCCGGTTCCGGGATTAAACTGCAACAGGCGATGAATCGTCTTGGCTTCAAGTCCGGTGGTTTCGCTCAGCCGTTTGGCGGCGCGGCCCGTCGGCGCACAAAGCACCACGGTCAGTTTTTTTGCCGCCAGAACCTGAATGATGGAATTTACGAGCGTGGTTTTACCGACGCCGGGTCCGCCGGTGATGACCATCACTTTGGCCTGCACGGCGAGGCGCAGCGCTTCGCACTGGTTTTCCGACAACTGGATTTTTGTTTTCTTCTGCACCCACTCCAGCGCTTTTTCAAAGTCGATCTTTGGACAAGGATGTTTACCGTAGTTCAGCTCGGTCAGTTTTTTGGCGAACGCCCATTCGGCAAAATAGAGCTTTGGCAGATAAACCAGCGCGCGGCCCTGTCGGTCTTCGTCCAGAATGAGCCGTTTCTCGCCGACCAGCCAGTCGAGCGCTCCGGAAATCTGCTCCGGTGAAATATCAAGCAGTTCAACGGCTTTGCCTTGCAGGTCGCCGCGCGGTGCGGCGCAATGTCCGCTGGTGGTCAACTCCTGCAGGACATATTCAATTCCGGCACGGGCGCGCAATTCGGAATCTTTGGCGATGCCGAGTTTCTGCGCGATGCCGTCGGCAATCAGAAAGCCGATGCCGTGGATGTCGCGGGCCAGACAATACGGGTCGCGCTGAATCCGTTCGATGGAGCGTTCGCCGTAGGCTTTATAAATCCGGAAGGCGCGCGCCGTGCTCACACCGTGGCTGAAAAGAAAACTCATGATCTCGCGGACGCCCTTTTGCTCCGCCCACGCCGCGCGAATGCTGGCGCGGCGGCCCGGCCCGATCCCTTCGACTTTCAGAAGTTTAGCCGAGGAGTTTTCGATCACATCAAACACATCGCGCCCGAAAGCCTGCACCAGCCGCTCGGCGTACTCTTTGCCGACGCCGCGAATCATGCCGGAGCCAAGAAATTTTTTGATTCCATCCAGCGTGTCAGGCTGGGAAATCCGCATCGATTCTGCTTTGAACTGCTGGCCGTAATGAGCATCAGTAATCCACTCGCCGTCGGCGGCCAGCCACTCGCCGGGGTTGGCGCTGGAAACCGTACCGACGACGGTGACGAGGTCCTTGTGCCCGCGGACTTTGACGCGCAGAACGGCGTAACCGTTTTCCTCGTTACGGAAAACGGCCCGCTCGATCTGTCCATCGAGACGGCGTTCGTCCACTTTTTTTCCGGAGGTATTCATCTTTTATGCGGGTTGCTGAATGAATATAGTCGGAGCGAAAGGAACTCTCAATGGCTGATGTGGATTATCAACAACTTGAGAAACGGCTGGGCCGGCAGTTGCTGGCACAGCGGCTGAAAATCCAGACCCATCATGTGGCGCGGCTGTTTGGCAACGGCAAGGTCTGGTTTCATATTGAACATATCCGCACGCTTCACCGCATCATCCGCAACACATTGAAAGCCGTGGGACTTTACTGGCGCGGTCACCGCAACGCGCTGGCGGTGCGGGTCAATTTTCAGGAACTGCCCTGCCCGGATCTGCCGGAAGAGTTTGACGGCTATCGCCTGCTGCATATCAGCGATACACACATCGACGGGAATCCCGAACTGATTGATATTCTGATCCGGCTGGTGAAACCGCTGGAATACGACACATGCATCATCACCGGCGATTTCCGGGAAGGCACGTTCGAGGATTACGAAATGCCGACACGCCGGATGGTTGAACTGCGCCGCCACATCAAAACCGGCGTGTTCGCGATCCTCGGAAACCACGATGCAATTGAAATGGTTCCGATGCTGGAAGATGGCGGCATCCGGGTACTGCTCAATGAACATGCGGCGCTGGAGCGCGGCGGCGCAACGATCTGGCTGGCCGGCGTAGATGATCCGCATTACTACGAGACCGACAATCTCGACAAGGCGCTCGAAGGCGTTCCGGAAAACGGTTTTAAAATCCTGCTGGCCCACTCGCCGGAAATCGCCCGCAAAGCGGCCTTCGCCGGCATCAACCTTTATCTGTGCGGACATACCCACGCCGGACAGATCTGTCTGCCGGGCGGGCTTCCGCTGCTCACGAACAGCAAGTGTCCGCACAAACTTCACTCCGGTCTATGGAGGTTCGAGGAAATGACCGGCTATACCTCGCGCGGCGCCGGAACTTCGTCGGTGGCCGTACGCTTCAACTGCCCGCCGGAAATCACCGTCCACACACTGCGCCGGAAATCACCCTAGGCCGTGCGGCGGCGGTCTTTGAAAAGTGCCGTGCGGGTTTTCACCTTCGGATCGCGGGCTGTGTGTGCCACGTTAATCAGGATGCCGATCATCACCGCCGAGACAAGCAGACTCGATCCGCCGTAACTGATAAAGGGAAGAGCCAGTCCTTTGGTTGGCATGCAGCCAGTCACTACGGCCAGATTGATGATCGCCTGAAACGTAATCATCAGCGTGATACCCAGTGCAGTGAAACGTCCGAAGTCGTCCGAGGCGCGGGCGGCAATTCGCAGGCCGCAGATAAAAATGATAACGAAAAGAACCAGAACGATCAGCGTGGAAACCAGACCGAACTCTTCGCCGATGATCGGAAGAATAAAGTCGGTGTGAGCCTCAGGCAGGTAATGATATTTCTGAATGCTATTGCCAAGTCCGGTGCCGTATGCGCCGCCCGAAGCAAACGCATTGAGTCCGTTGATGAGCTGCCACGCCTCTTCCTGCGCATATTTTTCCGGATCAAGAAAAGCCATAATGCGCTGCATGCGGTTGGCATTATGCGCCAGCAGAACCGCCAGCGCGCCGGCGCCGGCGCCGGCAAATCCGTTTAGATAGAGCGGACGCGCTCCGCCGATATAAAGCAGACCGAGCGTCACAAGCCCCACAAGTGCCGTCGTACCAAAATCCGGCTCGATCATCAGCAGCATGGCAAAAATGCCGAGACCTGCTATCGGCACGACAATGCCGCGTTTAAACGTGTGCATATAACGGCGACGGCGGGAAATCCACCAAGCCGAGGCAAGGATGATACCGATTTTTGAAAATTCGGAAGGCTGAATCCGTAAAGGCCCGAGCTGGAGCCAGCGCCAGCTGCCGTTCACCTCGAGTCCAATATGCGGAATCCGCACCAGCACCAGCATTAACAAACAGGCGGCGGCCAGCGGCAGCGCGGCCGTACGAAACCAGTGCAGCTTCAACTGGGTGCAGCCGACTACCGCCACCATAGACAGCAACATCCAGATTCCCTGCCGTTTGACGAAATAAGCCGTGTCGTGAAAGTCGGCATCACCGCGTACCATGCTGGCACTGTACAGCATGACCACGCCGATGGTGACAAGAAGAAGCACCGCGGCAATCAGTACAGTGATGGTTCGTTGCATAACGAAACTATTCCATGAAGGTTCCGGAATGAGAATGAAAAAAAAGGGACGCCGATAAGGCGCCCCTTTTTACACCCGCCCGGATATTCATTCCGGAATCGGAACCAGCAGTTTGGTGCCTGGTTTGATCGAGGAAGGATCGGTGATGTTATTCAGCTTCATGATTTCCTGCTGAGAGCTGCCGTACTGACGAGCGACATCGTCCAGCGTTTCGCCCGGATAAAGAACGTGTTCGTAAACCGGAGCGCTGGCCGCTTTAGCTACCGGAGCTGCTACGGCAGGAGCACTCGGAGAGGCAGACGAAACTGTACCGGTCGAAGCGGTGGCCGGAGCGGCATCCGCGAGCGGAGCCGGGGCCGGAAGCGGAGCGGCGGCAGACTTCTTCTCGACTGCAGGGTTCGCTGCTTTAGCAGGAATTGCTTTGGCAGGAGCCTTAACGGCGGCACCTTTCTTTGGAACAGTCAGCTTCTTGCCGACGGAGAGATTGTCGTTTTTAAGATCGTTTGCTGTCTTAAGTTCACTGACGGTCAGGCCGCAACGCTTGGCGATGCTCGCAAGTGTATCGCCCTTCTGAACCGTGTAAGAAGAACCTTGCTTGATTGCGCCGGGAATCGGACGACTGGAGACTGGAGCCGTATGTTTGGCCGGTGCACCGGAAATAGAAGAACCCGACGTTCCGGGAATGCGAAGTTCCTGTCCGACCTTCAACTGATTGGGATTGGCGATATTGTTACACTCAGCCAGTTTTTTCCAGGATACGCCGTACGAGGAAGCGATGGACGAAAGCGTTTCGCCTTTCAGTACGCTATGAACCTTTTCGGCGGAGGCGGGAGCGGCAACAACTGGAAGAAGTCCAGCATCAGTCACTTCGGGAGCGGCCGGAAGAACTACCGGTTGATCCTTTGGCGCACTGCTGGATTTAAACATTGCGCAACCCTGCATCAGAGAAAACCCGGCCAGTACTGCTATGTGCATGACCAGAACTTGAAACCCAACAACCTTCGACTTCATGAGAAACTCCTTCACTGCTAACCTTACCCGTTTCATACACTCGCATTTTTTTCGGTCAACCCGCGAACGGCGGCGGCGAAACAATCGCCGCGTTCGTTGAAATCGCGGAACTGATCAAAACTGGTACACGCAGGTGAGAGAAGAACGGTTTCCCCGGGTCTCGCCTGCTTCTGTGCGGCTATCACCGCATTTTCTAACGTTCCACAGGAAATACACCGAACCGCGTCTCCCCACGCAGCCTGCATCATACCCGATGCTTCCCCGATAAGATATAGATGCGAAACCCGCTGCGCCAGTAAATCTTTTGCCAAACTGAAATCAGTCTCTTTGACCCGCCCTCCGGCGATCAAATGCACCTTCCCTGTGCACATTTTGACCGCCGCGCACATGGCTGCAATGTTGGTGGCCTTGGAATCGTCCACATAGTTCACCCCGTTAATCTCCGCCACCAGTTCCGTCCGGTGCGGAAGCGGCTCAAAAACCCGTGCGCTGGCTTCTACCGCCGCCGGAGAAATGCCGCAAGAGGCACAGACAGCGGCCACCGCCGCGCCTGCCGCACCGAGGATTTCATTGGCAAACCGGGTTCCGTTCAGATTAATTTCGCCAACCTGCCCGTTTTGATAACGAAAATCCGCTGCCGACTCCGTGCCGAAGGTCTTCCAGATGCTGGCCCCTTTCTTCCTGATGCCTGAGGCCATCTCGCCGGGGATAACTGCGGTATCCGTCCCGGTCATATTTTCAAACAGACGAAGCTTGAGGTCGCGGTAG containing:
- the murD gene encoding UDP-N-acetylmuramoyl-L-alanine--D-glutamate ligase, with protein sequence MHKYGKALVVGCGRSGRAAEALLRSEGTTVTSICQEITPDYCFKGLHFDPDVAIISPGFSLNHPWIKELIEHGIPLLSELELGWSRRHCPVIAVTGSNGKSTVVKWIVESLAQAGQTAVPCGNYGFPVCGAVMLHEVPNWLVIEVSSFQLETVQEFRPEIGLLLNVLPNHLDRHGSMDTYRDLKLRLFENMTGTDTAVIPGEMASGIRKKGASIWKTFGTESAADFRYQNGQVGEINLNGTRFANEILGAAGAAVAAVCASCGISPAAVEASARVFEPLPHRTELVAEINGVNYVDDSKATNIAAMCAAVKMCTGKVHLIAGGRVKETDFSLAKDLLAQRVSHLYLIGEASGMMQAAWGDAVRCISCGTLENAVIAAQKQARPGETVLLSPACTSFDQFRDFNERGDCFAAAVRGLTEKNASV
- a CDS encoding metallophosphoesterase, whose product is MADVDYQQLEKRLGRQLLAQRLKIQTHHVARLFGNGKVWFHIEHIRTLHRIIRNTLKAVGLYWRGHRNALAVRVNFQELPCPDLPEEFDGYRLLHISDTHIDGNPELIDILIRLVKPLEYDTCIITGDFREGTFEDYEMPTRRMVELRRHIKTGVFAILGNHDAIEMVPMLEDGGIRVLLNEHAALERGGATIWLAGVDDPHYYETDNLDKALEGVPENGFKILLAHSPEIARKAAFAGINLYLCGHTHAGQICLPGGLPLLTNSKCPHKLHSGLWRFEEMTGYTSRGAGTSSVAVRFNCPPEITVHTLRRKSP
- the ftsW gene encoding putative lipid II flippase FtsW, whose amino-acid sequence is MQRTITVLIAAVLLLVTIGVVMLYSASMVRGDADFHDTAYFVKRQGIWMLLSMVAVVGCTQLKLHWFRTAALPLAAACLLMLVLVRIPHIGLEVNGSWRWLQLGPLRIQPSEFSKIGIILASAWWISRRRRYMHTFKRGIVVPIAGLGIFAMLLMIEPDFGTTALVGLVTLGLLYIGGARPLYLNGFAGAGAGALAVLLAHNANRMQRIMAFLDPEKYAQEEAWQLINGLNAFASGGAYGTGLGNSIQKYHYLPEAHTDFILPIIGEEFGLVSTLIVLVLFVIIFICGLRIAARASDDFGRFTALGITLMITFQAIINLAVVTGCMPTKGLALPFISYGGSSLLVSAVMIGILINVAHTARDPKVKTRTALFKDRRRTA
- a CDS encoding LysM peptidoglycan-binding domain-containing protein; the protein is MKSKVVGFQVLVMHIAVLAGFSLMQGCAMFKSSSAPKDQPVVLPAAPEVTDAGLLPVVAAPASAEKVHSVLKGETLSSIASSYGVSWKKLAECNNIANPNQLKVGQELRIPGTSGSSISGAPAKHTAPVSSRPIPGAIKQGSSYTVQKGDTLASIAKRCGLTVSELKTANDLKNDNLSVGKKLTVPKKGAAVKAPAKAIPAKAANPAVEKKSAAAPLPAPAPLADAAPATASTGTVSSASPSAPAVAAPVAKAASAPVYEHVLYPGETLDDVARQYGSSQQEIMKLNNITDPSSIKPGTKLLVPIPE
- a CDS encoding ATP-dependent RecD-like DNA helicase, translated to MNTSGKKVDERRLDGQIERAVFRNEENGYAVLRVKVRGHKDLVTVVGTVSSANPGEWLAADGEWITDAHYGQQFKAESMRISQPDTLDGIKKFLGSGMIRGVGKEYAERLVQAFGRDVFDVIENSSAKLLKVEGIGPGRRASIRAAWAEQKGVREIMSFLFSHGVSTARAFRIYKAYGERSIERIQRDPYCLARDIHGIGFLIADGIAQKLGIAKDSELRARAGIEYVLQELTTSGHCAAPRGDLQGKAVELLDISPEQISGALDWLVGEKRLILDEDRQGRALVYLPKLYFAEWAFAKKLTELNYGKHPCPKIDFEKALEWVQKKTKIQLSENQCEALRLAVQAKVMVITGGPGVGKTTLVNSIIQVLAAKKLTVVLCAPTGRAAKRLSETTGLEAKTIHRLLQFNPGTGGFRHTDENPLEGDVFIIDEASMIDQVLAYQLLQAIPKRAAVIFVGDADQLPSVGPGRVLCDIIASGAVPVVALTEIFRQAAESRIVTGAHRINHGQLPEFPEEGDKSSDLYFVEAEEAQKVIGVISKMVSESLPQRLGFNPIEDIQILTPMQRGELGARNLNQVMQGLLNPTGREIERFGMVFREGDRVMQTENDYDKEVFNGDLGRIVAIDEEQREIVVKIDDRRVKYEFRELDELVHAYAVTIHKSQGSEYPCVIIPVHTQHFVMLQRSLLYTAVTRAKKFAVLVGTKKAMGLAVSRAESRERVTTLKERLQSQK